The following proteins are encoded in a genomic region of Anguilla anguilla isolate fAngAng1 chromosome 15, fAngAng1.pri, whole genome shotgun sequence:
- the LOC118214338 gene encoding glycogen synthase kinase-3 beta-like isoform X1 has product MSGRPRTTSFAESCKPVPQPSAFGSMKVSRDKDGSKVTTVVATPGQGPDRPQEVSYSDTKVIGNGSFGVVYQAKLCDSGELVAIKKVLQDKRFKNRELQIMRKLDHCNIVRLRYFFYSSGDKKDEVYLNLVLDYVPETVYRVARHYSRAKQTLPMVFVKLYMYQLFRSLAYIHSFGICHRDIKPQNLLLDPETAVLKLCDFGSAKQLVRGEPNVSYICSRYYRAPELIFGATDYTSSIDVWSAGCVLAELLLGQPIFPGDSGVDQLVEIIKVLGTPTREQIREMNPNYTEFKFPQIKAHPWTKVSQQVFRPRTPPEAIALCSRLLEYTPTARLTPLEACAHSFFDELRDPNVKLPSGREKPALFNFTTQELSSNPSLTSILIPAHARNQAGVSTPANASATSDSNIGDCVQTTNAASASASST; this is encoded by the exons ATGTCGGGTCGGCCTAGAACCACCTCGTTTGCAGAGAGCTGCAAGCCAGTGCCGCAGCCTTCAGCGTTTGGTAGCATGAAAGTCAGCA GAGACAAAGATGGGAGCAAGGTGACCACGGTGGTGGCGACGCCGGGCCAGGGCCCCGACCGGCCGCAGGAGGTCAGCTACTCCGACACCAAGGTGATCGGGAACGGCTCCTTCGGCGTGGTCTACCAGGCCAAGCTGTGCGACTCCGGCGAGCTGGTGGCCATCAAGAAGGTCCTGCAGGACAAGAGGTTCAAG aaccgCGAGCTGCAGATCATGCGGAAGCTGGACCACTGCAACATTGTGCGCCTGCGCTACTTCTTCTACTCCAGCGGAGACAAG AAGGATGAGGTGTATCTCAACCTGGTGCTGGACTACGTTCCTGAGACGGTGTACCGGGTGGCCAGGCACTACAGCCGGGCCAAACAGACCCTCCCCATGGTCTTTGTGAAG CTGTACATGTACCAGCTCTTCCGGAGTCTGGCCTACATTCACTCCTTTGGGATCTGCCATCGGGACATCAAGCCTCAGAACCTGCTGCTGGACCCCGAGACGGCCGTCCTCAAGCTCTGTGACTTTGGGAG TGCGAAGCAGCTGGTACGCGGTGAGCCCAACGTGTCCTACATCTGCTCCCGGTACTATAGAGCCCCTGAGCTCATCTTCGGAGCCACAGACTACACCTCCAGCATAG acGTGTGGTCAGCTGGTTGCGTGCTAGCAGAGCTGTTGCTAGGGCAGCCCATATTTCCTGGAGACAGCGGAGTGGATCAGTTGGTGGAGATCATCAAG GTTTTGGGGACACCCACGAGGGAACAGATCCGTGAGATGAACCCCAACTACACAGAGTTCAAGTTCCCCCAGATCAAGGCACACCCCTGGACTAAGGTGAGTCAACAG GTGTTTCGACCGCGGACGCCCCCTGAGGCGATAGCGCTGTGCTCGCGGCTGCTGGAGTACACGCCCACTGCCCGCCTCACGCCCCTGGAGGCCTGCGCCCACTCCTTCTTCGACGAGCTGCGCGACCCCAACGTCAAGCTGCCCAGCGGGAGAGAGAAACCCGCCCTCTTCAACTTCACCACCCAAG AGCTGTCCAGTAATCCCTCGCTGACCTCCATCCTCATCCCCGCCCATGCCCGAAATCAAGCTGGGGTCTCCACCCCTGCCAACGCCTCTGCTACTTCAG ATTCCAACATTGGAGACTGCGTTCAGACCACCAAcgctgcctctgcctctgcctccaGCACCTGA
- the LOC118214338 gene encoding glycogen synthase kinase-3 beta-like isoform X2, whose translation MSGRPRTTSFAESCKPVPQPSAFGSMKVSRDKDGSKVTTVVATPGQGPDRPQEVSYSDTKVIGNGSFGVVYQAKLCDSGELVAIKKVLQDKRFKNRELQIMRKLDHCNIVRLRYFFYSSGDKKDEVYLNLVLDYVPETVYRVARHYSRAKQTLPMVFVKLYMYQLFRSLAYIHSFGICHRDIKPQNLLLDPETAVLKLCDFGSAKQLVRGEPNVSYICSRYYRAPELIFGATDYTSSIDVWSAGCVLAELLLGQPIFPGDSGVDQLVEIIKVLGTPTREQIREMNPNYTEFKFPQIKAHPWTKVFRPRTPPEAIALCSRLLEYTPTARLTPLEACAHSFFDELRDPNVKLPSGREKPALFNFTTQELSSNPSLTSILIPAHARNQAGVSTPANASATSDSNIGDCVQTTNAASASASST comes from the exons ATGTCGGGTCGGCCTAGAACCACCTCGTTTGCAGAGAGCTGCAAGCCAGTGCCGCAGCCTTCAGCGTTTGGTAGCATGAAAGTCAGCA GAGACAAAGATGGGAGCAAGGTGACCACGGTGGTGGCGACGCCGGGCCAGGGCCCCGACCGGCCGCAGGAGGTCAGCTACTCCGACACCAAGGTGATCGGGAACGGCTCCTTCGGCGTGGTCTACCAGGCCAAGCTGTGCGACTCCGGCGAGCTGGTGGCCATCAAGAAGGTCCTGCAGGACAAGAGGTTCAAG aaccgCGAGCTGCAGATCATGCGGAAGCTGGACCACTGCAACATTGTGCGCCTGCGCTACTTCTTCTACTCCAGCGGAGACAAG AAGGATGAGGTGTATCTCAACCTGGTGCTGGACTACGTTCCTGAGACGGTGTACCGGGTGGCCAGGCACTACAGCCGGGCCAAACAGACCCTCCCCATGGTCTTTGTGAAG CTGTACATGTACCAGCTCTTCCGGAGTCTGGCCTACATTCACTCCTTTGGGATCTGCCATCGGGACATCAAGCCTCAGAACCTGCTGCTGGACCCCGAGACGGCCGTCCTCAAGCTCTGTGACTTTGGGAG TGCGAAGCAGCTGGTACGCGGTGAGCCCAACGTGTCCTACATCTGCTCCCGGTACTATAGAGCCCCTGAGCTCATCTTCGGAGCCACAGACTACACCTCCAGCATAG acGTGTGGTCAGCTGGTTGCGTGCTAGCAGAGCTGTTGCTAGGGCAGCCCATATTTCCTGGAGACAGCGGAGTGGATCAGTTGGTGGAGATCATCAAG GTTTTGGGGACACCCACGAGGGAACAGATCCGTGAGATGAACCCCAACTACACAGAGTTCAAGTTCCCCCAGATCAAGGCACACCCCTGGACTAAG GTGTTTCGACCGCGGACGCCCCCTGAGGCGATAGCGCTGTGCTCGCGGCTGCTGGAGTACACGCCCACTGCCCGCCTCACGCCCCTGGAGGCCTGCGCCCACTCCTTCTTCGACGAGCTGCGCGACCCCAACGTCAAGCTGCCCAGCGGGAGAGAGAAACCCGCCCTCTTCAACTTCACCACCCAAG AGCTGTCCAGTAATCCCTCGCTGACCTCCATCCTCATCCCCGCCCATGCCCGAAATCAAGCTGGGGTCTCCACCCCTGCCAACGCCTCTGCTACTTCAG ATTCCAACATTGGAGACTGCGTTCAGACCACCAAcgctgcctctgcctctgcctccaGCACCTGA